A genomic window from Motilibacter aurantiacus includes:
- a CDS encoding cupin domain-containing protein, whose translation MPQLIEAPERIPVPGGKQIDEYVGRVRTGTEQVSVAHMRAPAGWEEPAQTPEFDEVTLVLSGSVLVDHDSGRMSVSAGQAVLTRAGERVRYSVGPEGAEYVAVCLPAFGPGLVHRED comes from the coding sequence ATGCCGCAGCTCATCGAGGCGCCCGAGCGCATCCCCGTGCCCGGGGGCAAGCAGATCGACGAGTACGTCGGGCGGGTGCGCACCGGCACCGAGCAGGTGTCCGTCGCTCACATGCGCGCCCCCGCCGGCTGGGAGGAGCCGGCCCAGACCCCCGAGTTCGACGAGGTCACGCTCGTGCTCAGCGGCTCGGTGCTCGTCGACCACGACAGCGGCCGCATGTCCGTGTCGGCCGGCCAGGCCGTGCTGACCCGGGCGGGGGAGCGGGTCCGCTACTCGGTCGGCCCGGAGGGCGCGGAGTACGTCGCCGTGTGCCTGCCGGCGTTCGGGCCGGGGCTCGTGCACCGCGAGGACTGA
- a CDS encoding putative bifunctional diguanylate cyclase/phosphodiesterase: MNRIRTTVTSRSRHGALGRPGVRGEGAGDPRTGPVWALAGVVALALAVAWATGAVPSEAPERVRISWVLLAGLFAATELLYADIVIGRHAQGLSLTEIPLVLGLLLTTPQELLLARLVGTGAALLLVQRQRPLMLFVNLTGAALQTTLAVVVTRALDPDASSLEPHSWVAVLLGTTVAVVALAVLLSVVIALQGGHEPALGLARTLPLAVLVTLVVTCTGLLTVRQVDVQSAALLLLAPLVLAVVLVFRSQHALRQRHERLESLHHFTRAVDSALQDESVPDTVVAQAKELLRADGGALVVQDPSFQRVTGDAAIVAGPWWSRALEGRPVLRPRNRAHPGDGVADGYRDGLSVPVRAGGTVTGALVVAGRVDRVSTFDEHDLQLLESLAGQAGIALRNADLVRRIRTAAAERERAALTDALTGLPNRASFTAQVDGAAASGGRPLVVVLLDIDRFGEVNAALGHDVGDQVLVAVARRVRALVSEPAPVARVGSDEFAVALPWVEGENPEGAVFGVLAALAAALDLGDYELPVSATAGYAMCPDDGSSGAELLRHAEIALHQAKFAQRQTRRYQAADEEAGPRRLALAADVARAVVRGELEVHYQPQAGAHDRRVRAFEALLRWQHPVWGRVPPDEFIPLAERTGVIGGLTDFVLRSALHDLAGWREHGRDLAVAVNVSARSLSDDGFVHLVHHALTQARVPAEALVLEITESSLMADADRAMKVLRGLVDLGVTLSVDDFGTGYSSLAQLRRLPVSEVKVDRSFVQHLESSRADAAVVRAVTQMARALGLRVVAEGVESEQAWEVLETLDCDLVQGWALARPMPGAQVEGWLREH, translated from the coding sequence GTGAACCGGATACGCACCACCGTGACGAGCCGTTCGCGCCACGGCGCGCTCGGCCGTCCCGGGGTGCGAGGTGAGGGGGCCGGCGACCCGCGTACCGGCCCGGTCTGGGCGCTCGCGGGGGTCGTTGCCCTCGCCCTGGCGGTGGCCTGGGCGACGGGCGCGGTGCCGTCGGAGGCGCCCGAGCGCGTCCGGATCTCGTGGGTGCTGCTCGCCGGGCTGTTCGCGGCGACCGAGCTGCTCTACGCCGACATCGTCATCGGCCGCCACGCGCAGGGGCTCTCGCTGACCGAGATCCCCCTGGTCCTCGGGCTGCTCCTGACCACCCCGCAGGAGCTGCTGCTCGCCCGGCTCGTGGGGACCGGGGCGGCGCTGCTGCTGGTGCAGCGGCAGCGCCCGCTGATGCTCTTCGTCAACCTGACCGGCGCGGCGCTGCAGACGACGCTGGCCGTCGTCGTCACCCGCGCGCTGGACCCGGACGCGTCCTCGCTCGAGCCGCACAGCTGGGTGGCCGTGCTCCTCGGGACCACGGTCGCCGTCGTGGCGCTCGCCGTCCTGCTGTCGGTGGTGATCGCGCTGCAGGGTGGGCACGAGCCCGCGCTGGGGCTGGCCCGGACCCTTCCGCTCGCGGTCCTCGTCACGCTGGTCGTCACCTGCACCGGCCTGCTGACGGTCCGCCAGGTCGACGTGCAGTCCGCGGCGCTGCTGCTGCTCGCGCCGCTGGTGCTGGCCGTCGTGCTGGTCTTCCGTTCCCAGCACGCGCTTCGCCAGCGGCACGAGCGGCTGGAGTCGCTGCACCACTTCACCCGGGCGGTGGACTCCGCGCTGCAGGACGAGTCGGTCCCGGACACGGTCGTGGCGCAGGCCAAGGAGCTGCTGCGGGCCGACGGCGGCGCGCTCGTCGTGCAGGACCCCAGCTTCCAGCGGGTGACGGGGGACGCGGCGATCGTGGCGGGCCCCTGGTGGTCACGCGCGCTGGAGGGCCGGCCGGTCCTGCGCCCGCGCAACCGCGCGCATCCGGGCGACGGCGTGGCCGACGGGTATCGCGACGGGCTGTCGGTGCCGGTGCGCGCGGGCGGCACCGTCACGGGCGCGCTCGTCGTCGCCGGCCGGGTCGACCGGGTGTCGACGTTCGACGAGCACGACCTGCAGCTGCTGGAGTCGCTGGCCGGCCAGGCCGGCATCGCGCTGCGCAACGCCGACCTCGTACGCCGTATCCGCACCGCCGCCGCCGAGCGTGAGCGCGCGGCGCTCACCGACGCCCTCACCGGGCTGCCCAACCGCGCCTCCTTCACCGCGCAGGTGGACGGTGCTGCGGCGTCCGGCGGCCGGCCGCTCGTCGTCGTGCTGCTCGACATCGACCGGTTCGGCGAGGTCAACGCGGCGCTCGGGCACGACGTCGGCGACCAGGTCCTCGTGGCCGTCGCCCGCCGCGTCCGTGCCCTGGTGAGCGAGCCTGCCCCGGTCGCCCGCGTCGGCAGCGACGAGTTCGCCGTGGCGCTGCCCTGGGTCGAGGGGGAGAACCCCGAGGGGGCGGTCTTCGGCGTCCTGGCCGCGCTCGCCGCGGCTCTCGACCTCGGGGACTACGAGCTGCCGGTCAGCGCCACCGCGGGCTACGCCATGTGCCCTGACGACGGGTCCTCCGGGGCCGAGCTGCTCCGGCACGCCGAGATCGCGCTGCACCAGGCCAAGTTCGCCCAGCGGCAGACCCGGCGCTACCAGGCTGCCGACGAGGAGGCCGGCCCGCGGCGGCTGGCGCTCGCAGCCGACGTGGCGCGCGCCGTCGTGCGCGGCGAGCTGGAGGTGCACTACCAGCCGCAGGCGGGGGCGCACGACCGCCGGGTCCGGGCCTTCGAGGCGCTGCTGCGCTGGCAGCACCCGGTCTGGGGGCGCGTCCCGCCGGACGAGTTCATCCCGCTGGCCGAGCGCACCGGCGTCATCGGCGGGCTGACCGACTTCGTGCTGCGCTCGGCGCTGCACGACCTGGCCGGGTGGCGGGAGCACGGGCGCGACCTCGCCGTCGCGGTGAACGTCTCGGCGCGCAGCCTGAGCGACGACGGGTTCGTCCACCTGGTGCACCACGCCCTGACCCAGGCGCGGGTGCCGGCCGAGGCACTCGTCCTGGAGATCACCGAGAGCTCCCTGATGGCCGACGCCGACCGGGCGATGAAGGTCCTGCGCGGCCTGGTCGACCTCGGCGTGACGCTCTCGGTCGACGACTTCGGCACCGGCTACTCCTCGCTGGCCCAGCTGCGCCGCCTTCCGGTCAGCGAGGTGAAGGTCGACCGCTCGTTCGTCCAGCACCTGGAGAGCTCGCGGGCCGACGCCGCCGTCGTGCGCGCGGTGACGCAGATGGCCCGCGCGCTCGGGCTGCGCGTCGTGGCCGAGGGCGTCGAGAGCGAGCAGGCCTGGGAGGTCCTGGAGACACTCGACTGCGACCTGGTGCAGGGCTGGGCGTTGGCCCGGCCGATGCCCGGCGCGCAGGTCGAGGGCTGGCTCCGGGAGCACTGA
- a CDS encoding S8 family serine peptidase: protein MNIATRRTARYLHVLVGAAVLAPVAPAAEAAALPAAPDAAVPVTAAPGGAQRSADAPRGAGQGRVDFLGEAWDGRAAGSLGRIARTVEAPRAWKRLDPAGRRVTGLGVGVGVIDTGIAPVRGLDAPGKIVNALDLSFEAGAGVPAGLDTFGHGTHVAGIIAARDPEVRAGKEGDGDAVVGIAPDAHLVNLKVAGRDGAADVTQVIAALDWAVAHRDDPGLNLRVLNLSLGRELRQSRLLDPLAAAAEHAWRAGIVVVASAGNDGGATPLLNPAIDPYVIAVGATDDQGTEQPGDDTMAAFSNAGTPERRPDLLAPGRAVAGLRVPGSTLDAAAPVNGIPPRFLRGTGTSQAAAVVSGAAALLLQARPELTPDQVKALLVDGADRLPVAARTAGVPGALDVAGSLALRTPATVQAFAAATGTGSIELARGGEHLVDADGNVLQGEVDVFGRSWDGTSWAAASAAGTTWDTAGDVTLEGLTWRGLTWRGLTWRGLTWRGLTWRGLTWRGLTWRGLTWRGLTWR, encoded by the coding sequence GTGAACATCGCTACTCGTCGCACCGCGCGATACCTGCACGTCCTGGTGGGGGCGGCCGTGCTGGCCCCCGTGGCGCCGGCCGCCGAGGCCGCCGCGCTGCCGGCCGCACCGGACGCCGCCGTCCCCGTGACCGCCGCGCCCGGTGGGGCCCAGCGCTCCGCCGATGCACCGCGCGGGGCCGGGCAGGGGCGCGTGGACTTCCTCGGGGAGGCCTGGGACGGCCGCGCGGCCGGCTCGCTCGGGCGCATCGCCCGGACGGTGGAGGCACCCAGGGCGTGGAAGCGGCTCGACCCGGCCGGCCGCCGGGTCACGGGCCTCGGCGTGGGCGTCGGCGTGATCGACACGGGTATCGCCCCGGTGCGCGGCCTCGACGCCCCCGGCAAGATCGTGAACGCCCTCGACCTGTCGTTCGAGGCCGGCGCCGGCGTCCCTGCCGGGCTCGACACGTTCGGGCACGGCACGCACGTGGCCGGCATCATCGCGGCCCGCGACCCCGAGGTGCGGGCGGGCAAGGAGGGCGACGGCGACGCCGTCGTGGGCATCGCCCCCGACGCCCACCTGGTCAACCTCAAGGTCGCCGGGCGCGACGGCGCCGCCGACGTCACGCAGGTGATCGCCGCCCTGGACTGGGCCGTGGCGCACCGCGACGACCCGGGCCTGAACCTGCGCGTCCTCAACCTCTCCCTCGGCCGCGAGCTGCGCCAGTCGCGGCTGCTCGACCCGCTGGCCGCCGCCGCCGAGCACGCCTGGCGGGCGGGCATCGTCGTCGTCGCCTCGGCCGGCAACGACGGTGGCGCCACGCCGCTGCTCAACCCGGCGATCGACCCGTACGTCATCGCGGTCGGCGCGACGGACGACCAGGGCACCGAGCAGCCGGGCGACGACACCATGGCGGCGTTCAGCAACGCCGGCACGCCCGAGCGCCGGCCGGACCTGCTCGCCCCCGGCCGGGCCGTGGCCGGCCTGCGCGTGCCCGGGTCGACGCTCGACGCGGCCGCCCCGGTGAACGGCATCCCGCCGCGCTTCCTGCGCGGGACCGGGACCTCCCAGGCCGCCGCCGTCGTCAGCGGCGCTGCCGCCCTGCTGCTGCAGGCCCGTCCCGAGCTCACCCCGGACCAGGTCAAGGCCCTGCTCGTCGACGGCGCGGACCGGCTTCCCGTCGCCGCACGGACGGCGGGCGTCCCGGGGGCCCTCGACGTCGCGGGCAGCCTCGCGCTGCGCACCCCGGCCACGGTGCAGGCCTTCGCAGCGGCCACCGGCACCGGCAGCATCGAGCTGGCCCGTGGCGGCGAGCACCTCGTCGACGCCGACGGCAACGTGCTGCAGGGCGAGGTCGACGTGTTCGGGCGCAGCTGGGACGGCACGTCCTGGGCCGCGGCCTCCGCGGCGGGCACCACGTGGGACACGGCCGGCGACGTCACCCTCGAGGGGCTGACGTGGCGTGGGCTGACGTGGCGCGGCCTGACGTGGCGCGGCCTGACCTGGCGCGGCCTGACCTGGCGCGGGCTGACCTGGCGCGGGCTGACCTGGCGCGGGCTGACGTGGCGTGGCCTGACCTGGCGCTGA
- a CDS encoding thymidine phosphorylase translates to MTAASDLTSRVAFDAVDVIRAKRDGHALSDAQIDWVIDAYTRGDVAHEQMSALLMAILLRGMSRPEIARWTSAMIESGDRLSFGDLGRPTVDKHSTGGVGDKITLPLAPLVAACGAAVPQLSGRGLGHTGGTLDKLEAIPGWRASLSLEEIRGQLRDLGAVICAATERLAPADRLLYALRDVTGTVESIPLIASSIMSKKIAEGTGALVLDVKVGSGAFMKTLESAQELARTMVDLGTDAGVTTVALVTDMSTPLGLTAGNALEVRESLEVLAGGGPADVVELTVALAREMLAAAGMDGPDPADKLRDGSAMDAWRRMIAAQGGDPDAPLPAARETHVVPAPADGALLALDAYAVGVAAWRLGAGRARREDAVQAGAGVELHAKPGEQVRAGEPLLTLHTDTPERFGRAIEALEGAVTVAPSGQGRADGSPGPVVLGRFAADGSSLG, encoded by the coding sequence ATGACCGCCGCCTCCGACCTCACGTCCCGGGTGGCCTTCGACGCGGTCGACGTCATCCGCGCGAAGCGCGACGGCCACGCCCTGTCCGACGCCCAGATCGACTGGGTGATCGACGCCTACACCCGTGGCGACGTCGCCCACGAGCAGATGTCGGCGCTGCTCATGGCCATCCTGCTGCGCGGCATGAGCCGGCCGGAGATCGCGCGCTGGACCTCGGCGATGATCGAGAGCGGGGACCGGCTGTCCTTCGGCGACCTCGGCCGGCCGACGGTCGACAAGCACTCCACCGGGGGGGTCGGGGACAAGATCACCCTGCCGCTCGCCCCGCTCGTGGCGGCGTGCGGCGCTGCGGTCCCGCAGCTGTCCGGTCGGGGCCTCGGCCACACCGGCGGGACGCTGGACAAGCTCGAGGCCATCCCGGGCTGGCGCGCCTCGCTGTCGTTGGAGGAGATCCGGGGGCAGCTGCGCGACCTCGGCGCGGTCATCTGCGCGGCCACCGAGCGGCTGGCACCCGCCGACCGGCTGCTCTACGCGCTGCGCGACGTCACCGGCACGGTGGAGTCGATCCCGCTCATCGCCAGCTCGATCATGAGCAAGAAGATCGCCGAGGGCACCGGGGCGCTCGTCCTCGACGTCAAGGTCGGCTCCGGCGCCTTCATGAAGACCCTGGAGTCGGCGCAGGAGCTGGCCCGGACCATGGTCGACCTCGGCACCGACGCCGGCGTGACGACGGTCGCGCTGGTCACCGACATGTCCACCCCGCTGGGCCTGACCGCCGGCAACGCCCTCGAGGTCCGCGAGTCGCTCGAGGTGCTCGCCGGTGGTGGCCCGGCCGACGTCGTCGAGCTGACGGTCGCGCTGGCCCGGGAGATGCTCGCCGCGGCTGGCATGGACGGGCCGGACCCGGCCGACAAGCTGCGCGACGGCAGCGCGATGGACGCCTGGCGGCGCATGATCGCCGCCCAGGGCGGGGACCCCGACGCCCCGCTGCCGGCCGCGCGCGAGACGCACGTGGTTCCTGCCCCGGCGGACGGGGCCCTCCTGGCGCTGGACGCGTACGCGGTGGGGGTGGCGGCCTGGCGGCTCGGGGCCGGGCGCGCCCGGCGCGAGGACGCGGTGCAGGCCGGCGCCGGGGTCGAGCTGCACGCCAAGCCGGGCGAGCAGGTGCGGGCGGGGGAGCCGTTGCTCACCCTGCACACCGACACCCCCGAGCGGTTCGGGCGCGCGATCGAGGCGCTGGAGGGGGCCGTCACCGTGGCCCCGTCCGGGCAGGGCAGGGCGGACGGGTCACCCGGGCCCGTGGTCCTCGGACGCTTCGCGGCCGACGGGAGCTCGCTCGGCTGA
- a CDS encoding cytidine deaminase — MSDTPPVDWDALRAAAVQAAGRAYAPYSRFPVGAAGLVDDGRVVSGCNVENASYGVGLCAECGLVTALHNSGGGRLVAVVAVGGHGQLLSPCGRCRQLLLEAGGRSCRILLESGEYTIDGILPYGFDDADLRAEWEASRGTQA; from the coding sequence ATGAGCGACACCCCTCCGGTCGACTGGGACGCGCTGCGCGCCGCAGCGGTGCAGGCGGCCGGCCGTGCCTACGCGCCGTACTCGCGCTTCCCCGTCGGCGCCGCCGGCCTGGTCGACGACGGGCGGGTCGTCAGCGGGTGCAACGTGGAGAACGCGTCGTACGGCGTCGGGCTCTGCGCCGAGTGCGGGCTCGTGACGGCGTTGCACAACTCCGGCGGCGGCCGGCTCGTCGCGGTCGTCGCGGTCGGCGGGCACGGGCAGCTGCTCTCGCCCTGCGGCCGCTGCCGGCAGCTGTTGCTGGAGGCCGGCGGCCGCAGCTGCCGGATCCTGCTCGAGAGCGGCGAGTACACGATCGACGGCATCCTCCCGTACGGCTTCGACGACGCGGACCTGCGCGCCGAGTGGGAGGCGTCGCGGGGGACGCAGGCATGA
- a CDS encoding ABC transporter permease — MSATVQTPGGGTPRDAGGGTRPAARSRSDRRTRLIRLAALLALGLVVVSLVRVVTGAQEISSSGTLGTALGLAAPIALAGLGGLWSERAGVTNIGLEGMMIAGSFGAGWWGYQHGPWLGVLMGIAFGAIGGLIHAVATVTFGVDHIISGVAINILGLGATQYLAARLLTGTEGGGSTQSPQVDELPTLSVPWVGDRLLDLERHHWFLVSDLAAVLRAVTTGVSILTVLAVVLIVASGLVLWRTAFGLRLRSCGEDPWAAESLGVKVYRYKYSAVVISGACAGFGGAFLAVVAASQYREGQTGGRGFIGLAAMIFGNWRPGGLAGGSLLFGYTDGLRLRQGEESIHALLLVLGIGLLALGVWMLVQRRLPQGAASIVVAGLVLLWFALTDTVPGDFTGMTPYVATLLVLALASQRLRPPAADGVVYRKGQGR; from the coding sequence ATGAGCGCCACCGTCCAGACACCCGGGGGCGGCACCCCGCGCGACGCCGGCGGCGGCACCCGCCCGGCCGCCCGTTCCCGGTCCGACCGGCGTACCCGGCTGATCCGGCTCGCGGCCCTGCTCGCGCTCGGCCTCGTGGTCGTGAGCCTGGTGCGCGTCGTCACCGGGGCGCAGGAGATCAGCTCCAGCGGCACGCTCGGCACCGCGCTCGGGCTGGCGGCGCCCATCGCGCTCGCCGGCCTGGGAGGGCTCTGGTCCGAGCGGGCGGGCGTCACGAACATCGGGCTCGAGGGCATGATGATCGCCGGCAGCTTCGGCGCGGGCTGGTGGGGCTATCAGCACGGGCCGTGGCTCGGTGTCCTCATGGGGATCGCCTTCGGCGCGATCGGCGGGCTGATCCACGCCGTGGCCACCGTGACCTTCGGCGTGGACCACATCATCTCCGGCGTCGCGATCAACATCCTCGGGCTCGGCGCCACGCAGTACCTCGCCGCCCGCCTGCTCACCGGCACCGAGGGCGGCGGCTCCACCCAGTCGCCGCAGGTCGACGAGCTGCCGACGCTGAGCGTGCCGTGGGTCGGCGACCGGCTGCTGGACCTCGAGCGCCACCACTGGTTCCTCGTCTCCGACCTCGCCGCGGTGCTGCGCGCGGTGACGACCGGCGTCTCGATCCTGACGGTGCTCGCCGTCGTCCTGATCGTCGCCTCCGGGCTCGTCCTCTGGCGGACCGCCTTCGGGCTCCGGCTGCGCTCCTGCGGCGAGGACCCGTGGGCCGCCGAGTCGCTCGGCGTGAAGGTCTACCGCTACAAGTACTCCGCCGTCGTGATCTCCGGCGCCTGCGCCGGCTTCGGCGGGGCGTTCCTCGCGGTCGTCGCGGCCAGCCAGTACCGCGAGGGCCAGACCGGCGGGCGCGGGTTCATCGGCCTCGCCGCGATGATCTTCGGCAACTGGCGCCCGGGCGGGCTCGCCGGCGGCTCGCTGCTCTTCGGCTACACGGACGGGCTGCGGCTGCGCCAGGGCGAGGAGTCGATCCACGCGCTGCTGCTCGTCCTCGGGATCGGGCTGCTCGCGCTGGGGGTGTGGATGCTCGTCCAGCGCCGCCTCCCCCAGGGCGCGGCCTCGATCGTCGTCGCCGGGCTGGTGCTGCTGTGGTTCGCGCTCACCGACACCGTCCCCGGTGACTTCACCGGCATGACCCCGTACGTCGCGACGCTGCTCGTGCTCGCGCTGGCCTCGCAACGGCTACGGCCGCCGGCCGCCGACGGCGTCGTCTACCGCAAGGGACAAGGCAGATGA
- a CDS encoding ABC transporter permease encodes MSGGAPAASPAAVRRVDPRAVLAGLAAPVLALIIAILVTSLVLVVASDPVGKVWETLLLVDATDAQRSRAVVNMLNSATTYYFAALAVAVGFRMNLFNIGVEGQYRLAAFCAAYVGAAVSLPAPLHVALIVVVAMAVGAMWAGVAALLKATRGVSEVISTIMLNSIATALVAFLLRTAAGDQGTSLNLSTDQLPASGRVPGIELGFLDTPIRMYGLVVLAAVAGLAYWLLLERTRFGFDLRATGMSESAAVASGVNVKKMVVAAMLISGAVAGLVGIPALVGEDPYAYTLTFQSGLGFTGIAIALLGRNSPIGIAIGALLWAYLDVAANRLQIQAGVSNEIVTIMQGTIVLSVVVAYELVRRYRVVSEQRRVAAADPLAAGGGPVGGGGPSGGAGAPQGEPA; translated from the coding sequence GTGAGCGGCGGGGCGCCGGCGGCCTCCCCGGCTGCGGTGCGCCGGGTCGACCCACGGGCCGTGCTCGCCGGGCTCGCCGCACCGGTGCTGGCGCTGATCATCGCCATCCTGGTCACCAGCCTGGTGCTGGTGGTCGCCAGCGACCCGGTCGGCAAGGTGTGGGAGACCCTGCTGCTGGTCGACGCCACGGACGCCCAGCGCTCGCGCGCGGTCGTCAACATGCTCAACAGCGCGACGACCTACTACTTCGCCGCGCTCGCGGTGGCGGTCGGGTTCCGGATGAACCTCTTCAACATCGGCGTGGAGGGGCAGTACCGCCTGGCCGCCTTCTGCGCCGCGTACGTCGGCGCGGCGGTCTCGCTGCCCGCGCCCCTGCACGTGGCGCTGATCGTCGTGGTGGCGATGGCGGTCGGGGCCATGTGGGCCGGGGTGGCCGCGCTGCTCAAGGCGACCCGCGGGGTCAGCGAGGTCATCTCCACGATCATGCTGAACTCCATCGCGACCGCGCTCGTGGCGTTCCTGCTGCGCACGGCCGCGGGGGACCAGGGGACCAGCCTCAACCTCTCCACCGACCAGCTGCCGGCGTCGGGCCGGGTGCCCGGCATCGAGCTCGGCTTCCTGGACACCCCGATCCGGATGTACGGCCTGGTCGTGCTCGCCGCCGTGGCCGGCCTGGCCTACTGGCTGCTCCTCGAGCGCACCCGGTTCGGCTTCGATCTGCGGGCCACCGGCATGTCCGAGAGCGCGGCCGTGGCCAGCGGCGTCAACGTCAAGAAGATGGTCGTCGCCGCGATGCTCATCTCCGGGGCCGTCGCCGGCCTCGTGGGCATCCCCGCCCTCGTCGGCGAGGACCCGTACGCCTACACCCTCACCTTCCAGTCGGGCCTGGGCTTCACCGGCATCGCGATCGCGCTGCTCGGGCGCAACTCGCCGATCGGCATCGCCATCGGGGCGCTGCTCTGGGCGTACCTGGACGTCGCCGCCAACCGCCTCCAGATCCAGGCCGGCGTCTCGAACGAGATCGTCACGATCATGCAGGGGACCATCGTGCTGAGCGTCGTCGTCGCGTACGAGCTCGTCCGCCGCTACCGAGTGGTGAGCGAGCAGCGCCGCGTAGCGGCCGCCGACCCGCTCGCCGCCGGCGGCGGGCCGGTCGGCGGGGGCGGCCCCTCCGGGGGGGCCGGCGCGCCGCAGGGAGAACCGGCATGA
- a CDS encoding ABC transporter ATP-binding protein, giving the protein MATAAPPPGGPRLEKGASGPAAPSDLAVELRGITKRFPGVVANRDIDIRIRRGSVHAIVGENGAGKSTLMKILYGMQRPDEGTISVDGREVSFSSPADAIAVGVGMVHQHFMLADNLTVLENVVLGAEKLHGIGDKARRRIAELSRAYGLDVPPDRLVEDLGVGDRQRVEILKVLYRGARTIILDEPTAVLVPQEVDELFANLRELKAEGLTVVFISHKLDEVLAVADEITVIRRGTTVATVLPGEVDSRRLAELMVGSELPSPETRESTVTDRPVLQVEGLTLHSADGRAQLADVSLTVHAGEIVGIAGVEGNGQSELVECILGMRAADGAVRLSGEDISGWSTRRRREAGVAYVPEDRHRQGLLLESPLWENRMLGHQTQRPNSRGPLLDRRAARADTERIVRENDVRTPGIDVLASALSGGNQQKLIIGRELTGEPVLLVASHPTRGVDVGAQAHIWESIRQARARGLAVLLISADLEELIGLSDTLRVILRGRLVSELDPRTATPETLGSAMTGARA; this is encoded by the coding sequence ATCGCCACCGCAGCCCCCCCGCCCGGCGGGCCCCGCCTCGAGAAGGGCGCGAGCGGCCCGGCCGCGCCCTCCGACCTCGCGGTCGAGCTCCGCGGCATCACCAAGCGCTTCCCCGGCGTCGTCGCCAACCGTGACATCGACATCCGCATCCGGCGCGGCAGCGTCCACGCGATCGTCGGCGAGAACGGTGCGGGCAAGTCGACGCTGATGAAGATCCTCTACGGCATGCAGCGGCCGGACGAGGGCACGATCTCGGTCGACGGCCGGGAGGTCTCGTTCTCCTCCCCGGCCGACGCGATCGCGGTCGGGGTCGGCATGGTGCACCAGCACTTCATGCTCGCGGACAACCTGACCGTCCTCGAGAACGTCGTGCTCGGCGCCGAGAAGCTGCACGGCATCGGCGACAAGGCGCGCCGCCGGATCGCCGAGCTGAGCCGGGCGTACGGGCTCGACGTGCCGCCGGACCGGCTCGTCGAGGACCTCGGGGTCGGCGACCGGCAGCGCGTGGAGATCCTCAAGGTGCTGTACCGCGGCGCCCGCACGATCATCCTCGACGAGCCGACCGCGGTGCTGGTGCCGCAGGAGGTCGACGAGCTCTTCGCGAACCTCCGCGAGCTCAAGGCCGAGGGCCTGACCGTGGTCTTCATCTCGCACAAGCTCGACGAGGTGCTCGCCGTCGCCGACGAGATCACCGTCATCCGGCGCGGCACCACCGTCGCGACGGTCCTGCCGGGCGAGGTGGACTCGCGCCGGCTGGCCGAGCTCATGGTCGGCAGCGAGCTGCCCTCGCCGGAGACCCGCGAGTCGACCGTCACGGACCGGCCGGTGCTGCAGGTCGAGGGCCTGACGCTGCACAGCGCGGACGGGCGTGCCCAGCTCGCGGACGTGAGCCTCACGGTCCACGCCGGCGAGATCGTCGGCATCGCCGGGGTGGAGGGCAACGGGCAGAGCGAGCTCGTCGAGTGCATCCTCGGCATGCGCGCGGCCGACGGGGCCGTCCGGCTGTCCGGGGAGGACATCAGCGGCTGGTCGACGCGCCGGCGGCGCGAGGCCGGGGTCGCGTACGTCCCCGAGGACCGGCACCGGCAGGGCCTGCTGCTGGAGTCCCCGCTCTGGGAGAACCGGATGCTCGGCCACCAGACCCAGCGCCCGAACTCGCGAGGGCCGCTCCTGGACCGCCGGGCCGCCCGCGCCGACACCGAGCGCATCGTGCGGGAGAACGACGTCCGCACGCCGGGCATCGACGTGCTCGCCTCGGCCCTGTCCGGCGGCAACCAGCAGAAGCTCATCATCGGCCGCGAGCTGACCGGCGAGCCGGTGCTGCTGGTGGCCTCGCACCCGACCCGCGGGGTCGACGTCGGAGCCCAGGCCCACATCTGGGAGTCGATCCGCCAGGCGCGCGCCCGCGGCCTCGCGGTGCTGCTCATCAGCGCGGACCTGGAGGAGCTGATCGGCCTGTCCGACACGCTGCGCGTGATCCTGCGGGGACGGCTCGTCAGCGAGCTCGACCCGCGGACCGCCACCCCCGAGACGCTCGGCTCGGCGATGACGGGAGCCCGGGCGTGA